In a genomic window of Aggregatimonas sangjinii:
- a CDS encoding SGNH/GDSL hydrolase family protein gives MSFVLSVLWSTAQNGEPDLEYLQPIITKLQKKWPDNRTINLVFHGHSVPSGYFTKGVVDTFGSYPYLSLKKIKNHYEYAVLNTITTSIGGEQSEQGSKRFKEEVLNHHPDVIFIDYALNDRAIGLERAKLAWETMITDAKNYGAKVILMTPTPDLNEDIGSLDSELSQHSEQIRSLAKAFKVGLVDSYALFRKIAKREDLKAYMAQNNHINERGHELVADSILVFFEYKNTDK, from the coding sequence ATGTCATTTGTATTGTCTGTTCTTTGGTCTACTGCCCAAAACGGAGAACCGGATTTGGAGTATCTTCAGCCTATCATTACCAAACTTCAAAAAAAATGGCCCGATAATAGAACGATAAACTTGGTATTTCATGGCCATTCTGTACCCTCAGGCTATTTCACCAAGGGCGTAGTCGACACATTCGGCTCATATCCGTACTTGAGCTTGAAAAAAATAAAGAATCATTATGAGTACGCGGTACTCAATACGATCACAACATCAATAGGCGGCGAACAATCGGAACAGGGATCCAAGCGCTTTAAGGAAGAAGTCCTGAACCACCATCCCGACGTGATCTTTATAGACTATGCTTTAAACGATCGTGCAATAGGTCTTGAGAGGGCGAAATTAGCATGGGAAACTATGATAACGGATGCGAAGAACTACGGTGCAAAAGTGATTCTTATGACCCCGACACCGGATTTGAACGAAGACATTGGTTCGTTAGATTCTGAACTAAGTCAACATAGTGAACAGATTAGAAGTCTGGCGAAAGCGTTTAAAGTAGGCCTCGTTGATAGTTACGCGCTTTTCCGGAAAATTGCGAAAAGAGAAGACTTGAAAGCTTATATGGCCCAAAACAATCATATTAACGAAAGAGGACACGAATTGGTCGCAGATAGTATTCTAGTATTTTTTGAATACAAAAACACTGATAAATAA
- a CDS encoding sugar porter family MFS transporter yields MKQNKFNIKYVLFLALVSAMGGFLFGYDWVVIGGAKPFYELYFNITGQATLQGWAVSSALIGCIFGAVLSGAVADKFGRKLPLIMAAALFTISAFGTGYVENFTSFIVYRLIGGLGIGLASTLSPMYIAEIAPAKYRGQFVAINQLTIVVGILAAQIANYAIAEPIPTAMTPEEIAASWNGESGWRWMFWAELIPAFLFFVLMFLVPKSPRFLSKIGDTDKALSVLQKIGGTTYAEKELTNMQLTLEESSGKKISFSELRNPKILPILIIGIVLAIFQQWCGINIIFNYADEIFTAAGYSVGDMLFNIIITGSVNLIFTFVAMRTVDSWGRRKLMLLGAIGLALVYALLGGAYYFEFSGWPVLLLVIIAIAIYAMSLAPITWVVLSEIFPNRLRGVAMSIATFSLWIASFVLTFTFPILNRLLGASGTFWVYSGICVLGYVFIKKTLPETKGKSLEEIEMELTKDKK; encoded by the coding sequence ATGAAACAAAACAAATTCAATATAAAATATGTTCTTTTTCTCGCCTTAGTATCGGCCATGGGCGGGTTCCTTTTCGGTTATGATTGGGTGGTCATAGGCGGGGCGAAGCCTTTTTATGAGCTTTATTTTAATATAACAGGACAGGCTACCTTGCAGGGTTGGGCAGTTAGCAGTGCTTTGATAGGCTGTATTTTTGGTGCTGTTTTGTCGGGAGCGGTAGCGGATAAGTTCGGCCGGAAATTGCCTTTAATCATGGCGGCGGCCCTATTTACGATTTCCGCCTTTGGAACGGGATATGTCGAGAATTTCACCTCTTTTATTGTGTATCGGCTCATAGGTGGTTTGGGAATTGGGTTGGCCTCTACCCTATCACCCATGTATATCGCGGAAATCGCCCCTGCGAAATATAGGGGCCAGTTCGTGGCCATTAATCAATTGACCATTGTCGTAGGTATCTTGGCAGCCCAAATTGCGAATTACGCGATTGCAGAACCTATCCCGACAGCTATGACACCAGAAGAGATCGCCGCATCTTGGAACGGCGAATCGGGCTGGCGATGGATGTTCTGGGCCGAGCTCATTCCCGCTTTTTTGTTTTTCGTGTTAATGTTCCTGGTACCTAAAAGTCCGAGGTTCCTATCAAAAATAGGTGATACCGACAAAGCGCTATCCGTATTACAAAAAATTGGTGGCACTACCTACGCCGAAAAAGAACTTACGAACATGCAATTGACACTCGAAGAAAGTTCGGGAAAGAAAATTTCCTTTTCAGAACTTCGGAACCCGAAAATTCTGCCTATCCTGATTATCGGTATCGTACTGGCAATATTTCAACAGTGGTGCGGAATCAACATTATTTTCAACTATGCCGACGAAATCTTTACGGCAGCAGGTTATTCTGTGGGTGATATGCTCTTTAATATTATTATTACGGGCAGTGTAAACCTCATCTTTACATTTGTCGCCATGAGAACCGTCGACAGCTGGGGGCGAAGAAAATTAATGCTTTTAGGCGCCATAGGACTCGCATTGGTCTATGCCCTTTTGGGGGGAGCATATTATTTTGAATTTTCGGGATGGCCGGTTCTGCTTCTGGTCATTATCGCTATAGCCATCTATGCCATGTCTTTGGCACCGATTACTTGGGTGGTACTTTCTGAGATTTTTCCAAATCGACTGCGTGGTGTAGCCATGTCCATTGCGACTTTTTCGCTTTGGATCGCCTCCTTTGTGCTCACTTTTACCTTTCCCATATTGAACAGGCTACTTGGGGCATCCGGTACGTTCTGGGTATACAGTGGCATCTGCGTATTGGGGTATGTATTCATTAAAAAGACCTTACCTGAAACGAAGGGCAAAAGTTTGGAAGAAATCGAAATGGAACTAACCAAGGACAAAAAATGA
- a CDS encoding sulfatase has protein sequence MAQVVYKKQRKSLFELVVVLCLAVLVGCKDKELFHPKKKPNIIFILADDLGANDLSFIGSKFYETPNIDAIATKGTVFTNGYASAQVCSPSRASILLGQSTARHGITDWIGAPSGTEWRKLNRNTKLLPPEYVRSLPKQDTTLAEALRSHGYNTFFAGKWHLGPSGSWPTDHGFDINKGGWDVGSPKGGYFSPWENPNLANTNNGENLSMRLARETANFIERNKDTTFFAYLSFYAVHGPIQTTQEKWKRYREKAEAAGIQESGFEMERVLPIRTVQDNPIYAGLVEQMDDAIGLVLKKLKQLGLDENTIIVFTSDNGGVASGDAFSTTNLPLRGGKGYQWEGGIREPYFIKVPWLEKNSRIAYPATGSDFYPTLLDLAELPLKPGQHSDGISLKPLLEGESLAQRPLYWHYPHYGNQGGEPASMIREGDWKLIHYWEDGRNELYNLVSDPYEQNNISEQNEGQARLLKEKLIDYLKSVNANKPEKDPEFDAELARQLYQEKKDVLLPQLEAQRLKFLSKDFQPNKNWWGSQLTND, from the coding sequence ATGGCACAAGTAGTGTATAAAAAACAACGAAAAAGTTTGTTTGAGTTAGTAGTAGTTCTTTGCCTTGCAGTCCTTGTTGGCTGCAAGGACAAAGAACTTTTTCATCCTAAGAAAAAACCGAATATTATTTTTATCCTGGCGGATGACCTAGGTGCTAATGATCTAAGTTTTATAGGAAGTAAATTTTACGAAACTCCTAATATCGATGCCATTGCGACCAAGGGAACCGTATTTACGAACGGCTACGCATCTGCACAGGTTTGTAGCCCATCCAGGGCCAGTATATTATTAGGTCAGTCTACGGCGCGTCACGGAATCACCGATTGGATCGGCGCTCCCTCGGGCACCGAATGGCGAAAACTGAATCGCAACACCAAATTATTACCACCAGAATATGTACGTAGCTTGCCAAAGCAAGATACTACATTGGCAGAAGCGCTTCGTTCCCATGGCTACAACACCTTTTTTGCAGGAAAATGGCATCTGGGTCCGAGCGGCTCATGGCCAACCGACCATGGGTTTGATATCAATAAAGGAGGCTGGGACGTGGGTAGCCCAAAAGGAGGGTATTTTTCGCCTTGGGAGAATCCTAACCTTGCCAATACGAATAACGGAGAAAACTTATCTATGCGCTTGGCTCGGGAAACCGCGAACTTTATAGAACGAAATAAAGACACAACCTTTTTCGCCTACTTATCTTTTTATGCGGTTCATGGCCCGATACAAACCACTCAAGAGAAGTGGAAGCGATATCGGGAAAAGGCGGAGGCTGCTGGAATACAGGAATCAGGTTTTGAGATGGAGCGTGTTCTTCCTATTCGAACGGTACAGGACAACCCGATCTATGCGGGGCTGGTTGAGCAGATGGATGATGCCATTGGATTGGTCTTGAAAAAATTAAAGCAGCTGGGGCTGGATGAAAACACCATTATTGTTTTCACTTCGGATAATGGAGGGGTCGCTTCAGGGGATGCATTTTCTACCACCAACCTACCCCTTCGTGGCGGGAAGGGTTATCAATGGGAAGGCGGCATACGAGAACCCTATTTTATTAAAGTGCCATGGTTGGAAAAAAACAGTAGAATAGCATATCCCGCTACGGGAAGCGATTTTTATCCAACCCTCTTGGATTTGGCGGAACTCCCCTTAAAACCGGGACAACACTCGGATGGTATAAGCTTAAAACCTCTGTTGGAAGGGGAAAGTTTGGCACAAAGACCACTCTATTGGCACTATCCACATTATGGAAATCAAGGCGGGGAACCGGCATCCATGATCAGGGAAGGAGACTGGAAACTTATTCATTATTGGGAGGATGGTAGAAACGAACTCTACAATTTGGTGTCGGACCCTTATGAGCAGAATAATATTTCGGAACAAAATGAAGGGCAAGCGCGACTATTGAAAGAAAAATTGATCGATTATTTGAAAAGCGTTAACGCGAACAAACCTGAAAAAGACCCCGAGTTTGATGCCGAATTGGCCCGGCAACTTTACCAAGAAAAAAAAGATGTGCTACTCCCCCAATTGGAAGCACAGCGACTGAAATTTTTATCAAAAGATTTTCAGCCTAATAAAAACTGGTGGGGCAGTCAATTAACCAACGACTAG
- a CDS encoding glycoside hydrolase, translated as MKTNLFSFLSRVSFILMLLVGCDALSQPLEVVIDHSTTYQTIDGFGASDAWRCQFVGKNWPDEKKGGIAELLFSKEFDDKGNPKGIGLSIWRYYLGAGSTEQGNDSGIPNEWRRAESYLDENGNYDWTKQAGQYWFLKEAKRYGVEKFLAFTLAAPSFWALNGKGHAAETNGRFNIKPDRLDDYSEYLATVLEHFDGQGISFDYLSPVNEPQWDWEKSTQEGTPATNEDISKFSKYLSEDLHKRNLNTKLVVPEAADLRYLYSHFNKAERGNQISAFYDQNSPYHISNLPRVEKTISGHSYFTTWPVDSLIGVRQKLNKELKAKELAYWQSEFCILEQTDDIGGGRPRDLGMDTALYVARVIHADLTLANASSWQWWTALTNADFKDGLIYLDTGIEDNMYDLQLLKNNGTYHESKLLWGLGNFSLFVRPGMKRVDVELIDDRTLSERYNSLMISAYQDDVKNEIVAVAVNYSDEDKSLRLSDKNLKFSKSYVTSHDKNLAPVSVQDNEVLIPSRSIVTMLVKK; from the coding sequence TTGAAAACAAATTTATTTAGCTTTTTATCCAGAGTTAGTTTTATCTTAATGCTTTTAGTGGGTTGCGATGCACTTTCGCAACCTCTGGAAGTAGTTATCGATCATTCGACCACCTATCAAACGATTGACGGTTTTGGTGCCTCGGATGCCTGGCGTTGCCAGTTTGTAGGAAAAAATTGGCCTGATGAAAAAAAGGGGGGAATTGCCGAACTCCTCTTCAGTAAGGAATTTGACGATAAAGGCAATCCAAAGGGCATAGGGCTTTCCATTTGGCGGTACTACCTTGGAGCGGGATCTACCGAGCAGGGTAACGATTCCGGAATACCCAACGAATGGAGAAGGGCAGAATCCTACCTTGATGAAAATGGTAATTACGATTGGACTAAACAAGCTGGTCAATATTGGTTTTTAAAAGAAGCCAAAAGATATGGAGTGGAGAAGTTCTTGGCATTTACGCTGGCAGCACCCTCTTTTTGGGCTTTGAACGGGAAAGGACACGCAGCAGAAACGAATGGCCGATTCAATATCAAGCCAGATAGATTGGATGATTATTCCGAATACTTGGCAACTGTTCTTGAACATTTCGACGGACAAGGAATTTCTTTCGATTATTTAAGTCCGGTTAACGAACCGCAATGGGACTGGGAAAAATCTACACAGGAGGGTACCCCGGCTACGAACGAAGACATTTCGAAATTTTCAAAATACTTATCCGAAGACCTTCATAAGCGTAATCTGAATACCAAATTGGTCGTTCCCGAAGCCGCTGATTTAAGATATCTCTATAGCCATTTCAATAAAGCCGAAAGAGGCAATCAAATAAGTGCCTTTTATGATCAAAACTCCCCTTACCATATATCAAACTTACCTCGTGTAGAAAAAACCATTTCCGGACATAGCTACTTTACTACATGGCCAGTGGATAGCCTAATCGGAGTTAGGCAAAAATTGAATAAAGAGCTTAAGGCAAAAGAGCTCGCCTACTGGCAAAGCGAATTCTGTATCTTGGAGCAAACCGATGATATCGGAGGGGGAAGGCCTAGGGATTTAGGTATGGATACCGCGCTTTACGTTGCCAGGGTCATACACGCCGATCTAACATTGGCGAACGCATCTTCCTGGCAATGGTGGACGGCACTTACGAATGCCGATTTCAAGGATGGCCTTATCTATCTGGATACCGGAATAGAGGACAATATGTACGATTTGCAACTTCTGAAAAACAACGGGACGTATCACGAATCAAAATTACTATGGGGCCTAGGAAATTTCTCGCTATTCGTTCGTCCCGGAATGAAAAGAGTTGATGTGGAATTGATTGATGATCGAACGCTTAGTGAACGATATAATAGTCTTATGATTTCGGCATACCAGGATGATGTTAAGAACGAAATAGTAGCGGTGGCCGTAAATTATTCCGATGAAGATAAATCCCTTCGCTTGAGCGATAAAAATTTGAAGTTTTCAAAAAGTTACGTGACATCACACGATAAAAACTTGGCACCGGTGTCGGTTCAAGACAATGAGGTGCTCATTCCGTCGAGGTCTATCGTCACCATGTTGGTGAAAAAGTAA
- a CDS encoding glycoside hydrolase, with protein sequence MNSNKTVFTLLLIAILWGCEKDNFTDPNDPKFEPEIQGIALNLQNTFQTMDHFGASGGFQDQWVGKWPNSSKEPIAKLLFSSETDGEGNPEGIGLSLWRTIIGDGAADQVESGFTPNSWFRETECFLDEEGVYDYTKQEGEQWFLSKAREYGVTKFSAWATTPPYFMTENGYTFRTDEVNGFNCPEENYEAYATFLADVLKNYEDQGYNFETVCAFNETQYEWSFAIGEASQSGTQAFNSEVATVTRIMDGIFTEKGVNAKIMIPEAAQLTYLYEGNQNTTNQIDAFFNPSSEHYVGDLDNLSSHVAGHSYFSNSTTNQSLTQRKSLRSKIEGTGGGLDYWQTEYSLLGAAYQQGQDPSTLEEIDYALWLSRIIHTDLVHGNATGWSFWTALNQSTFGDHPFRFNLILYEPNSDGPSHTDGTFYDVKNLWALGNFSRFVRPGMVRFEVVDPDFTDDNEAAENFMISGYTDATSKEIVLVLINNLEESRKLNFEGYAELFELENDSFDVYTTSMSSNLKKSTVNYDNVNIPPKSIVTLTGKLE encoded by the coding sequence ATGAATAGCAACAAAACAGTTTTTACCTTATTATTAATAGCCATTCTATGGGGCTGCGAAAAGGATAATTTTACAGATCCGAATGACCCTAAGTTTGAACCTGAAATTCAAGGGATCGCATTAAATCTTCAGAATACATTTCAAACTATGGATCATTTTGGAGCCTCCGGGGGCTTTCAGGATCAATGGGTGGGAAAATGGCCAAATTCCTCAAAGGAACCTATCGCCAAACTGCTCTTTAGTTCTGAAACCGACGGCGAAGGCAATCCTGAAGGTATAGGACTTTCCCTTTGGCGAACCATAATCGGTGATGGTGCCGCGGACCAAGTAGAAAGCGGATTCACTCCCAACTCCTGGTTTAGGGAAACGGAATGTTTTCTCGATGAAGAAGGCGTTTACGATTATACCAAGCAAGAAGGGGAACAGTGGTTCCTGTCAAAGGCCAGGGAATACGGCGTTACCAAATTTAGCGCTTGGGCTACCACACCCCCCTATTTTATGACCGAGAACGGGTATACTTTTCGTACCGACGAGGTAAACGGTTTCAATTGCCCGGAAGAGAATTATGAGGCATATGCGACATTCCTGGCCGATGTGCTGAAAAATTATGAAGACCAGGGATACAATTTCGAAACCGTTTGTGCCTTCAACGAAACACAGTACGAGTGGTCGTTTGCGATTGGAGAGGCGTCTCAATCCGGAACCCAAGCTTTCAACTCAGAAGTGGCGACCGTTACCAGAATTATGGATGGCATCTTTACCGAAAAAGGGGTGAATGCCAAAATCATGATTCCAGAAGCTGCCCAACTTACTTATCTATACGAGGGCAATCAGAATACGACAAACCAAATTGATGCATTTTTCAATCCGTCGAGCGAACATTATGTGGGCGACCTTGACAACCTCTCCAGTCATGTAGCAGGCCATAGCTATTTTAGCAATAGTACTACGAACCAATCGCTTACGCAACGCAAATCATTACGCTCGAAAATTGAGGGTACGGGCGGTGGTCTGGACTATTGGCAAACGGAATACAGTTTATTGGGAGCGGCCTATCAACAAGGACAGGATCCGTCAACACTTGAAGAAATCGACTATGCCCTTTGGCTAAGTCGCATTATCCATACCGACTTGGTGCACGGCAACGCCACGGGTTGGAGCTTTTGGACGGCTTTAAATCAATCCACATTCGGAGACCATCCGTTTAGGTTCAACCTCATCCTGTACGAACCGAACAGTGATGGCCCATCGCATACCGACGGTACTTTCTATGATGTGAAAAATCTTTGGGCACTTGGTAATTTTAGTCGTTTCGTGAGACCGGGAATGGTGCGATTCGAGGTAGTGGATCCAGATTTCACCGATGATAATGAAGCCGCAGAGAATTTTATGATTTCCGGCTACACGGATGCAACATCCAAGGAAATCGTTCTCGTACTCATTAATAATTTGGAAGAAAGTAGAAAATTGAATTTTGAGGGTTACGCAGAGCTGTTCGAGTTAGAAAATGATTCCTTTGATGTGTACACTACCAGTATGTCCAGTAATTTGAAAAAATCGACCGTCAACTACGATAATGTAAATATTCCTCCGAAATCAATAGTCACACTAACGGGAAAATTGGAGTAA
- a CDS encoding RagB/SusD family nutrient uptake outer membrane protein: protein MKKLFLLLLVISTLGLNVNCSKDEFLDQPLRGRQQLDDFFSSPENAVLFVNGIYNKINGESWFQANFPRQINEMATDDNWSGNTLQPRPDITGIAAYNVFAGSTYFNLFWENHYIGITRSNISLERIPNVDIDEGLKNRLLAEASFLRAFFYFDLVRSFGGVPIVTTYNELLQPEIRDKTRASVDEVYEVIEADLIRAINTLPLRSEYASSDLGRATKGAAQALLAKVYLTTERWAEAQAMASNVVQSGEYSLEAEFEDIYSVDNPHGVESIFEIEYINDPQFTDIGGQFSTTNGSRGDQGWGWCTPTSDLENAFLNEGDEIRLRSTIIKHGEPVYGDPDVPEFDGVPSENKSGRTNRKYYIPVAQRPTPYQRGQHPLSYIHIRYADVLLMHAEAAYFNNDEDTAKASLKLIRDRVELDTDMSLSGTALRDAIWKERRLELALEQHRLFDLRRQKINGVSRLATIMGPNGTFVKYNTEESTDPFETTNLGEAQDKGILFDVDVHLLWPIPPEEIQLSQGNITQNPGY from the coding sequence ATGAAAAAGTTATTTTTACTACTACTAGTTATCAGTACGTTGGGCCTCAACGTAAACTGTAGCAAGGACGAATTTTTAGACCAGCCCCTTCGGGGCAGACAACAGCTTGACGATTTCTTTTCCTCACCGGAAAATGCGGTGCTGTTCGTAAACGGGATTTACAATAAGATCAACGGCGAGAGTTGGTTCCAAGCCAATTTCCCTCGTCAGATCAATGAAATGGCCACAGATGATAATTGGTCAGGGAACACGCTTCAACCAAGACCCGATATTACAGGTATAGCGGCTTACAACGTTTTTGCTGGATCTACCTATTTCAACTTATTTTGGGAAAATCACTACATCGGCATAACCCGGTCGAATATTTCCCTTGAGCGTATCCCGAATGTTGATATCGATGAAGGATTGAAAAATCGGTTATTGGCAGAGGCCTCCTTTTTACGGGCGTTTTTTTACTTTGACCTCGTCCGCAGTTTTGGCGGTGTCCCCATAGTGACCACCTACAATGAATTGTTGCAACCAGAAATAAGGGATAAAACCAGAGCTTCGGTAGATGAAGTATATGAAGTTATCGAGGCAGATCTAATACGTGCCATAAACACCTTGCCCTTACGAAGCGAATACGCTTCAAGCGATTTAGGAAGGGCGACCAAAGGGGCGGCACAAGCATTACTTGCAAAAGTATATTTGACCACCGAACGTTGGGCAGAGGCCCAGGCCATGGCATCAAATGTGGTTCAATCCGGTGAGTATAGTCTTGAAGCGGAATTTGAGGACATTTATAGCGTTGATAATCCGCACGGCGTGGAATCCATTTTCGAAATAGAATACATCAACGACCCTCAATTTACCGATATCGGTGGACAGTTTTCTACAACAAATGGGAGTCGTGGCGACCAGGGTTGGGGCTGGTGTACACCGACCAGTGATCTTGAAAACGCATTTTTAAACGAAGGAGACGAGATAAGACTACGTTCAACTATCATCAAACACGGCGAGCCGGTCTACGGTGACCCCGATGTACCGGAATTCGATGGCGTGCCCAGCGAGAATAAGTCAGGACGTACCAATAGAAAGTACTACATTCCCGTGGCCCAACGCCCAACACCATATCAAAGGGGGCAACATCCACTCTCATATATTCATATCAGGTATGCAGATGTTTTGCTGATGCATGCAGAGGCGGCCTATTTCAACAATGACGAGGATACCGCCAAAGCTTCGTTGAAGCTGATCCGTGACAGAGTAGAACTGGATACCGACATGTCCTTGTCCGGAACGGCCTTACGTGATGCCATTTGGAAAGAAAGAAGATTGGAACTGGCCTTGGAACAGCATCGGCTTTTCGACCTCAGAAGACAAAAAATAAACGGAGTATCAAGATTGGCGACCATTATGGGGCCGAACGGCACCTTTGTAAAATACAATACAGAGGAAAGTACAGACCCATTTGAAACAACCAATCTGGGAGAAGCACAGGATAAGGGCATATTGTTCGATGTAGATGTGCACCTCCTTTGGCCAATACCTCCGGAAGAGATACAACTATCCCAAGGGAACATTACCCAAAATCCAGGATACTAA